A part of Ptychodera flava strain L36383 chromosome 11, AS_Pfla_20210202, whole genome shotgun sequence genomic DNA contains:
- the LOC139144016 gene encoding adhesion G protein-coupled receptor B1-like isoform X2, with amino-acid sequence MKCLVRFLTLTLFLRVYSLVLDANAPLCPAGWVLSETHDVCFFFSEEAKTAKNSRDHCVSLSAQLVKLDNLSKQERLKATLHDQQMSGTWYIGLHCKTSLLNWKWVDDTPASFTFWAETQSQEPITTEHICTVLNTIDYHWYEVRCSGMKKFICEKPPNALAVENYTTKKTEGEASPTRTVTTKASDLTTADLHTSVNRYSTQETSAITTPSASSSQAVFHLPQELGTLASFPLSAVHSNGYCDVNIADNEKYRVLGQTKTDVDIRLNVPGGSFVSTVCGDGFRGDQHNVVCNGGTLIPPLPTCEDINECQIPGSENVCPQNERCVNTVGSFQCICASGFVKQSTSGLCVPHLPPNTPSIKLTSTDIACNSEGYGESDIQWRRTPAGEYSDWISCPIGSNGVMRRYCDEYGNWVAPDTTFCKSHSMSEIEKLLIENVTWNDLTKTTEILESLDDSLNTESTVYDGDLITTRDILGTISANKQSYEDDNETDDDLLPFIRQFLATSSRGLDSRYTQNWNHAYENLGPEGSAVSLLSALENFSDTVYAYMLQTGKELFLETVNVDLIGFFTNNGPNNDGRRRKRSLNRNDTMRTFDTITLSDRFSKQFPGNETDLPVALVVFVYRDAGEMLPADFRQTNVQRTWVKSITATKVINKVNTVAIVVSVHPNLEDVFDMKDLAVLRLYEMREAFNPRCSIADTATKIGIWDSTKCRFLGDGMDVHGEYVECSCDKLGTIGVIMTLGTEPQPFLAAAAKVIRSICSGISALLILVALVMILFARLSSDRYFVLGQTLLSLTSFPVIICVESVINFEGKEKDACQILAVAKTYWLLSNCFWIMNLSVQQLLRFLFIDRRTLARVLYALIGWILPLIIVIGLYGDQLPDAELIVSCLLVKSTPDIATGFSIALLSMVGTMGLICYGYYLFTISVQKFGSEEGAKLWKDMFSLMLLFGVFCTVRITGYLTTVIDSLYGGYFFTMAIFFEGSVIFLSFFANNHEVVVAIRIRIYGDEDESSALTEVQAQESAIFAERKEIVKLTKRHAKEVKKRRKMQDLYKAEKSRKIHSLFEAAQRSHRIQRV; translated from the exons ATGAAGTGCTTGGTCAGATTTTTGACGCTGACATTGTTCCTAAGAGTGTATTCGCTAGTATTAG ATGCCAATGCTCCTCTTTGCCCTGCGGGATGGGTCTTGTCTGAGACGCATGATGTGTGCTTTTTCTTCAGTGAGGAAgctaaaactgcaaaaaattcGAGGGACCACTGCGTTAGTTTGTCAGCACAATTGGTAAAGCTTGACAACCTCTCAAAACAGGAAAGACTAAAAGCTACACTGCACGATCAGCAGATGAGCGGAACTTGGTACATTGGGTTACACTGCAAG ACATCGTTGCTAAATTGGAAATGGGTTGATGATACGCCTGCTTCCTTTACATTTTGGGCGGAAACTCAGTCGCAAGAGCCAATTACTACCGAGCACATATGTACGGTATTAAATACTATAGATTATCATTGGTACGAAGTCAGGTGCTCTGGCATGAAGAAATTCATATGCGAGAAACCGCCAAACG CTCTTGCCGTGGAGAATTACACCACGAAAAAGACAGAAGGTGAAGCAAGCCCCACCAGAACTGTGACTACCAAGGCGAGTGATCTGACAACTGCAGATCTCCACACTTCTGTTAATAGGTACTCTACGCAGGAAACGTCTGCAATAACAACTCCAAGTGCAAGTTCTTCCCAAGCTGTGTTCCACCTTCCCCAGGAACTTGGAACCCTCGCAAGCTTTCCATTGTCCGCAGTTCATTCTAATGGCTACTGTGATGTCAATATCGCTGACAATGAGAAATATCGTGTGCTTGGTCAGACCAAAACTGACGTCGACATTCGTCTAAATGTTCCAGGGGGCTCCTTCGTCTCTACAGTATGTGGTGACGGCTTCAGAGGTGACCAGCATAATGTGGTGTGCAACGGTGGTACTCTGATCCCACCTTTACCGACATGCGAAG ATATCAATGAATGTCAGATTCCTGGGTCAGAGAATGTCTGTCCACAGAATGAGAGGTGTGTGAACACAGTTGGCAGTTTTCAGTGCATCTGTGCGAGTGGTTTCGTAAAACAGTCAACATCTGGGCTCTGCGTTCCACATTTACCGCCAAATACACCAAGCATTAAACTAACAAGCACAg ACATTGCTTGCAATTCAGAAGGTTATGGTGAGTCTGATATCCAATGGAGACGAACTCCTGCTGGCGAGTATAGCGATTGGATATCGTGTCCAATTGGTTCGAATG GTGTAATGAGACGATATTGTGATGAATACGGCAATTGGGTTGCCCCGGATACCACGTTCTGTAAAAGCCACTCTATGTCCGAGATAGAGAAGCTCTTAATT GAAAATGTCACCTGGAACGACCTGACAAAAACTACAGAAATACTTGAAAGCCTGGACGATTCCCTGAACACTGAGAGCACAGTTTACGATGGTGACCTCATCACGACAAGAGATATTTTAGGCACCATATCCGCGAACAAACAATCTTATGAGGATGATAACGAAACTGACGATGACCTCTTGCCTTTTATTAGG CAATTCCTGGCGACCAGCAGTAGAGGTCTTGACTCACGGTATACACAAAACTGGAACCATGCTTATGAG AATTTAGGTCCGGAAGGAAGCGCTGTATCCCTGTTGTCCGCCTTGGAAAACTTTAGCGACACAGTATATGCTTACATGCTACAGACGGGCAAAGAATTGTTCCTGGAAACCGTTAATGTTG ATCTCATTGGCTTCTTCACAAACAATGGACCTAATAATGACGGAAGAAGAAGGAAAAGATCGCTGAACAGAAACGACACAATGCGCACGTTTGACACCATCACGCTCTCAGACAGATTCTCGAAACAGTTTCCAGGCAATGAAACAG ACTTACCGGTTGCCTTGGTAGTGTTTGTGTATCGCGATGCAGGGGAAATGTTACCTGCAGACTTCAGACAAACTAATGTCCAAAGGACTTGGGTGAAAAGCATTACCGCCACCAAAGTTATAAATAAAGTCAACACTGTCGCCATAGTTGTGTCAGTACACCCAAATTTAGAGGATGTTTTCGACATGAAAGACCTAGCTGTGCTTAGATTATACGAAATGCGG GAGGCTTTCAACCCACGATGTTCTATTGCTGATACTGCGACGAAAATAGG AATATGGGACTCAACTAAATGCCGCTTCCTTGGTGATGGAATGGATGTTCACGGGGAGTATGTAGAGTGTAGTTGTGACAAACTCGGAACAATTGGTGTGATAATGACTTTAGGCACGGAACCACAG CCATTCTTGGCAGCCGCTGCGAAGGTTATTAGATCTATATGTAGTGGTATATCTGCGTTGTTGATTCTTGTAGCTCTTGTGATGATTTTATTCGCCAG ATTATCATCAGACCGTTACTTCGTATTGGGACAAACATTATTATCACTAACCTCCTTTCCAGTCATAATATGCGTAGAGTCCGTCATTAATTTTGAGGGCAAGGAAAAG GATGCCTGCCAAATCTTGGCAGTGGCAAAGACCTACTGGCTACTTAGCAACTGCTTTTGGATCATGAACTTGAGTGTTCAACAGCTCCTGCGCTTCTTATTCATTGATCGTCGCACTCTTGCTAG GGTACTCTATGCCCTCATCGGATGGATATTACCTTTAATTATCGTCATTGGTTTGTATGGTGATCAGCTTCCTGACGCAGAACTCATAGTAAG TTGCTTGTTGGTTAAGTCAACACCCGATATAGCGACCGGCTTTTCAATAGCTTTACTGTCAATGGTG GGTACAATGGGGCTTATCTGCTATGGATACTATCTCTTCACCATCTCCGTCCAAAAGTTTGGATCTGAGGAAGGTGCAAAGCTGTG GAAAGATATGTTTTCATTGATGCTTCTTTTCGGAGTATTTTGCACAGTTCGCATCACTGGCTATTTAACTACAGTCATTGATTCCCTGTATGGTGGCTATTTCTTCACAATGGCTATATTCTTCGAG GGGTCAGTCATATTCCTGTCTTTCTTTGCAAATAATCATGAG GTTGTTGTTGCCATCAGAATTCGCATTTATGGCGACGAAGATGAAAGTTCCGCCTTGACCGAAGTTCAAGCACAGGAGTCGGCGATCTTCGCTGAACGTAAAGAGATCGTAAAGTTGACAAAGAGGCATGCCAAAGAAGTCAAGAAGCGCAGAAAAATGCAAGACCTCTACAAAGCAGAAAAGTCTAGAAAAATCCACAGTCTGTTTGAAGCA GCTCAACGTAGCCACCGAATTCAACGAGTGTAA
- the LOC139144016 gene encoding adhesion G protein-coupled receptor B1-like isoform X1 — MKCLVRFLTLTLFLRVYSLVLVDANAPLCPAGWVLSETHDVCFFFSEEAKTAKNSRDHCVSLSAQLVKLDNLSKQERLKATLHDQQMSGTWYIGLHCKTSLLNWKWVDDTPASFTFWAETQSQEPITTEHICTVLNTIDYHWYEVRCSGMKKFICEKPPNALAVENYTTKKTEGEASPTRTVTTKASDLTTADLHTSVNRYSTQETSAITTPSASSSQAVFHLPQELGTLASFPLSAVHSNGYCDVNIADNEKYRVLGQTKTDVDIRLNVPGGSFVSTVCGDGFRGDQHNVVCNGGTLIPPLPTCEDINECQIPGSENVCPQNERCVNTVGSFQCICASGFVKQSTSGLCVPHLPPNTPSIKLTSTDIACNSEGYGESDIQWRRTPAGEYSDWISCPIGSNGVMRRYCDEYGNWVAPDTTFCKSHSMSEIEKLLIENVTWNDLTKTTEILESLDDSLNTESTVYDGDLITTRDILGTISANKQSYEDDNETDDDLLPFIRQFLATSSRGLDSRYTQNWNHAYENLGPEGSAVSLLSALENFSDTVYAYMLQTGKELFLETVNVDLIGFFTNNGPNNDGRRRKRSLNRNDTMRTFDTITLSDRFSKQFPGNETDLPVALVVFVYRDAGEMLPADFRQTNVQRTWVKSITATKVINKVNTVAIVVSVHPNLEDVFDMKDLAVLRLYEMREAFNPRCSIADTATKIGIWDSTKCRFLGDGMDVHGEYVECSCDKLGTIGVIMTLGTEPQPFLAAAAKVIRSICSGISALLILVALVMILFARLSSDRYFVLGQTLLSLTSFPVIICVESVINFEGKEKDACQILAVAKTYWLLSNCFWIMNLSVQQLLRFLFIDRRTLARVLYALIGWILPLIIVIGLYGDQLPDAELIVSCLLVKSTPDIATGFSIALLSMVGTMGLICYGYYLFTISVQKFGSEEGAKLWKDMFSLMLLFGVFCTVRITGYLTTVIDSLYGGYFFTMAIFFEGSVIFLSFFANNHEVVVAIRIRIYGDEDESSALTEVQAQESAIFAERKEIVKLTKRHAKEVKKRRKMQDLYKAEKSRKIHSLFEAAQRSHRIQRV, encoded by the exons ATGAAGTGCTTGGTCAGATTTTTGACGCTGACATTGTTCCTAAGAGTGTATTCGCTAGTATTAG TAGATGCCAATGCTCCTCTTTGCCCTGCGGGATGGGTCTTGTCTGAGACGCATGATGTGTGCTTTTTCTTCAGTGAGGAAgctaaaactgcaaaaaattcGAGGGACCACTGCGTTAGTTTGTCAGCACAATTGGTAAAGCTTGACAACCTCTCAAAACAGGAAAGACTAAAAGCTACACTGCACGATCAGCAGATGAGCGGAACTTGGTACATTGGGTTACACTGCAAG ACATCGTTGCTAAATTGGAAATGGGTTGATGATACGCCTGCTTCCTTTACATTTTGGGCGGAAACTCAGTCGCAAGAGCCAATTACTACCGAGCACATATGTACGGTATTAAATACTATAGATTATCATTGGTACGAAGTCAGGTGCTCTGGCATGAAGAAATTCATATGCGAGAAACCGCCAAACG CTCTTGCCGTGGAGAATTACACCACGAAAAAGACAGAAGGTGAAGCAAGCCCCACCAGAACTGTGACTACCAAGGCGAGTGATCTGACAACTGCAGATCTCCACACTTCTGTTAATAGGTACTCTACGCAGGAAACGTCTGCAATAACAACTCCAAGTGCAAGTTCTTCCCAAGCTGTGTTCCACCTTCCCCAGGAACTTGGAACCCTCGCAAGCTTTCCATTGTCCGCAGTTCATTCTAATGGCTACTGTGATGTCAATATCGCTGACAATGAGAAATATCGTGTGCTTGGTCAGACCAAAACTGACGTCGACATTCGTCTAAATGTTCCAGGGGGCTCCTTCGTCTCTACAGTATGTGGTGACGGCTTCAGAGGTGACCAGCATAATGTGGTGTGCAACGGTGGTACTCTGATCCCACCTTTACCGACATGCGAAG ATATCAATGAATGTCAGATTCCTGGGTCAGAGAATGTCTGTCCACAGAATGAGAGGTGTGTGAACACAGTTGGCAGTTTTCAGTGCATCTGTGCGAGTGGTTTCGTAAAACAGTCAACATCTGGGCTCTGCGTTCCACATTTACCGCCAAATACACCAAGCATTAAACTAACAAGCACAg ACATTGCTTGCAATTCAGAAGGTTATGGTGAGTCTGATATCCAATGGAGACGAACTCCTGCTGGCGAGTATAGCGATTGGATATCGTGTCCAATTGGTTCGAATG GTGTAATGAGACGATATTGTGATGAATACGGCAATTGGGTTGCCCCGGATACCACGTTCTGTAAAAGCCACTCTATGTCCGAGATAGAGAAGCTCTTAATT GAAAATGTCACCTGGAACGACCTGACAAAAACTACAGAAATACTTGAAAGCCTGGACGATTCCCTGAACACTGAGAGCACAGTTTACGATGGTGACCTCATCACGACAAGAGATATTTTAGGCACCATATCCGCGAACAAACAATCTTATGAGGATGATAACGAAACTGACGATGACCTCTTGCCTTTTATTAGG CAATTCCTGGCGACCAGCAGTAGAGGTCTTGACTCACGGTATACACAAAACTGGAACCATGCTTATGAG AATTTAGGTCCGGAAGGAAGCGCTGTATCCCTGTTGTCCGCCTTGGAAAACTTTAGCGACACAGTATATGCTTACATGCTACAGACGGGCAAAGAATTGTTCCTGGAAACCGTTAATGTTG ATCTCATTGGCTTCTTCACAAACAATGGACCTAATAATGACGGAAGAAGAAGGAAAAGATCGCTGAACAGAAACGACACAATGCGCACGTTTGACACCATCACGCTCTCAGACAGATTCTCGAAACAGTTTCCAGGCAATGAAACAG ACTTACCGGTTGCCTTGGTAGTGTTTGTGTATCGCGATGCAGGGGAAATGTTACCTGCAGACTTCAGACAAACTAATGTCCAAAGGACTTGGGTGAAAAGCATTACCGCCACCAAAGTTATAAATAAAGTCAACACTGTCGCCATAGTTGTGTCAGTACACCCAAATTTAGAGGATGTTTTCGACATGAAAGACCTAGCTGTGCTTAGATTATACGAAATGCGG GAGGCTTTCAACCCACGATGTTCTATTGCTGATACTGCGACGAAAATAGG AATATGGGACTCAACTAAATGCCGCTTCCTTGGTGATGGAATGGATGTTCACGGGGAGTATGTAGAGTGTAGTTGTGACAAACTCGGAACAATTGGTGTGATAATGACTTTAGGCACGGAACCACAG CCATTCTTGGCAGCCGCTGCGAAGGTTATTAGATCTATATGTAGTGGTATATCTGCGTTGTTGATTCTTGTAGCTCTTGTGATGATTTTATTCGCCAG ATTATCATCAGACCGTTACTTCGTATTGGGACAAACATTATTATCACTAACCTCCTTTCCAGTCATAATATGCGTAGAGTCCGTCATTAATTTTGAGGGCAAGGAAAAG GATGCCTGCCAAATCTTGGCAGTGGCAAAGACCTACTGGCTACTTAGCAACTGCTTTTGGATCATGAACTTGAGTGTTCAACAGCTCCTGCGCTTCTTATTCATTGATCGTCGCACTCTTGCTAG GGTACTCTATGCCCTCATCGGATGGATATTACCTTTAATTATCGTCATTGGTTTGTATGGTGATCAGCTTCCTGACGCAGAACTCATAGTAAG TTGCTTGTTGGTTAAGTCAACACCCGATATAGCGACCGGCTTTTCAATAGCTTTACTGTCAATGGTG GGTACAATGGGGCTTATCTGCTATGGATACTATCTCTTCACCATCTCCGTCCAAAAGTTTGGATCTGAGGAAGGTGCAAAGCTGTG GAAAGATATGTTTTCATTGATGCTTCTTTTCGGAGTATTTTGCACAGTTCGCATCACTGGCTATTTAACTACAGTCATTGATTCCCTGTATGGTGGCTATTTCTTCACAATGGCTATATTCTTCGAG GGGTCAGTCATATTCCTGTCTTTCTTTGCAAATAATCATGAG GTTGTTGTTGCCATCAGAATTCGCATTTATGGCGACGAAGATGAAAGTTCCGCCTTGACCGAAGTTCAAGCACAGGAGTCGGCGATCTTCGCTGAACGTAAAGAGATCGTAAAGTTGACAAAGAGGCATGCCAAAGAAGTCAAGAAGCGCAGAAAAATGCAAGACCTCTACAAAGCAGAAAAGTCTAGAAAAATCCACAGTCTGTTTGAAGCA GCTCAACGTAGCCACCGAATTCAACGAGTGTAA